AGATCCGGCCTTGAATCAAAAAGTAGAAGAATGCCGACAGGTTGGATGCGTAGTTGACGATTCGGGCATTGGCGCTGGCCTCTCTGGCGGACATATGTAAAAAGGCCATAAAGGCGAGCAGGATAAAGGTCCCGGTGCCAGGGCCGAAAAGGCCGTCATAGCCTCCCAGCACCAACCCGATGAGTGTCACCCGAATAATCTGACTGGCTTGCGGCAAGGCGGGCTGTTCGCTGGCCAGACCACTTTGTCTGGCCTGGAGATAAAAGATTGTCGGGATGACAACCAGCAGAACCAGGAACATCAGGTTTTTCGACATGAAGATTGACAGTCTGGCGCCAATGGCTGAACCGATCAAGGCCGCAATAACGGCATAGATCATGGTCTTCCAAAAGATCGTTTTGCTCATGATATATCTGCCAACGGCAAAGGTGGTTCCGGTTGAGCTGACACATTTATTGGTGCCGAGGATGAATTCAACAGGAACCCCGACCGCCATGTAGGTCGGAATGGAAATCAGGCCGCCGCCGCCGGCAATGGAGTCAATGAAGCCGGAAAAACCAATCAGTAAAAAAACGACGGCATATTGCCAAAGCTCAAAATCCATAAAATAGATACTTTCAAGGTAAGAGGGCCCGGATTCACTTTGTCAGTGCAACTCAGCCTGGCGGGCATGAGTTAAGCTACTGTAGTCGTCGGCTTTTCTCACCGAGCAAAGTCAGAGAAGCACGATGAGTCACTCCACGCAGCTTACCCGGGGAAAAAGATAGCAGATTTATGCTCTGAAAGCAGCAGGGCATAATCAGACTGAAATCGCCGAGATTATTGGCTGTCACAAGTGGACTGTTAGCTGGTTTTCATCCGGAAACGGCCCTTTTCCGCTGTGGCGGTGCCAATCTGCGGGTTTTCTTGTGCGTCGTAAAGTACTACGCCTCCGCGCAACTCCTTGATTTTCTTGCCACAACGAAAAATTGCTCGTTTCCAATCTGAAAACTTAGCCGTTGCCCTTCGGAGTTTCCGGATGGCAACTCGCTGAGAAATTGGGAGCGAGTTGAGCAGCTCTTACGTGAAGACTGGAGCCCCGAGCAAACAAGCAACTGGTTGCAGGGCGAAGAAGGAATTCACCTCAGTCATGAGTGAAGCGATCAATACCTCCTTTGCGACAAACCAGACGGAGGAGCCGCCTATCGCCATCTTCGTTACCAGAAGCCGCGGAAAAAACGCCTGGGGAAAAGCGCTTTTCCCGCTCTTGCAAAAGCAATGAGTTCATGACCTGTTTTTTGTTTGTGAGCACCCATCCATAGGTTCAGCAGGCTGTTTTCCAGCAGCCTCCAAGTATAGACTTGAGCAAGATAGGTATATACTTATAAATGTCGCTGTGCAATGGGCTAGTGTCTGTTTGGGAACGGTTCTTTTTACAACTTGCGGGATTTCCCTTTTTTGCCAAGGCGGCGCTGGGAACAGTGATGGAGATCAACAATGCAAATCCGGGTGGGCTACGAACTGATTTATGACTGTCCTCATGCAACACCAATGATATTGAGTCTGAACATCCATTATTCACGCGCTTCGGATGTCGTTGTTCCCGACCACCTTATGACCAGTCCATCCGTTCCGGTTACGGCCTATCGTGATACGTTCGGCAACTGGTGCAGCAGGATCGTCGCACCCAAAGGGGAGGTCAAGCTGTTCACCGATGCGATCGTGAATGATAACGGGGAATGGGATGTCGCGGTGACCTCAGCTCTTCAGCATCCGGTGCAGGAGCTTCCGGAGGAGACCCTGGTGTTCCTTCTGGGCAGTCGCTATTGTGAAACAGATCTGTTGTCCGATGTGGCCTGGAGACTTTTCCAGCAGGCTCCGACTGGCTGGGGCCGTGTTCAGGCGATCTGCGATTTCGTTCATCAGCATATTCGCTTTGGCTATGAGCACGCCCGCGCCACGAAGACGGCCTGGGAAGTCTTCAATCAGCGGACCGGCGTCTGCCGGGACTATACCCATCTTGCCATCGCCTTCTGTCGCTGCATGAATATCCCGGCACGCTACTGCACCGGCTACCTGAGTGACATCGGCATGCCACCGCCATA
This genomic window from Pelobacter seleniigenes DSM 18267 contains:
- a CDS encoding transglutaminase-like domain-containing protein — its product is MQIRVGYELIYDCPHATPMILSLNIHYSRASDVVVPDHLMTSPSVPVTAYRDTFGNWCSRIVAPKGEVKLFTDAIVNDNGEWDVAVTSALQHPVQELPEETLVFLLGSRYCETDLLSDVAWRLFQQAPTGWGRVQAICDFVHQHIRFGYEHARATKTAWEVFNQRTGVCRDYTHLAIAFCRCMNIPARYCTGYLSDIGMPPPYGMMDFAAWFEAYLGGHWYVFDPRNNQPCIGRVLIARGRDAADVAISNTFGANTLKSFKVWADEVKN
- a CDS encoding TSUP family transporter, which codes for MDFELWQYAVVFLLIGFSGFIDSIAGGGGLISIPTYMAVGVPVEFILGTNKCVSSTGTTFAVGRYIMSKTIFWKTMIYAVIAALIGSAIGARLSIFMSKNLMFLVLLVVIPTIFYLQARQSGLASEQPALPQASQIIRVTLIGLVLGGYDGLFGPGTGTFILLAFMAFLHMSAREASANARIVNYASNLSAFFYFLIQGRIFWPIALVAVAGSICGNWLGSGLVLTNADRVVKPAFRFVLIALLLKCGYDLYLGSF